In Halorubellus sp. JP-L1, one DNA window encodes the following:
- the rocF gene encoding arginase: MSEEARIIGAPSDYGANRRGVDMGPSAIRYAGLQEQLEAAGVACVDVGDVTAPPAETQDADKRVPEQGRAKFVEEVEAVSHQVADEVAAAIGDGATPLVIGGDHSVAIGSLRGAAADADVGTVWFDAHADMNTPSTSPSGNVHGMPLAAALGNDEFEGVEWATAPRLDPENVVWVGLRSVDDREAEAVRESAGTAFTMSDIDEHGIDEVVDRAMSIASDGVDGVHVSLDLDWLDPNEAPGVGTPVRGGVTYREAHHALELVAEHDGEHDSLRSMEVVEVNPILDEHNETAELATELAASALGKRILGRR, translated from the coding sequence ATGAGCGAGGAAGCGCGCATCATCGGGGCGCCGTCGGACTACGGCGCGAATCGACGAGGCGTCGACATGGGGCCGTCCGCGATACGGTACGCGGGCCTCCAGGAGCAACTCGAGGCGGCGGGCGTCGCGTGCGTTGACGTCGGTGACGTGACGGCGCCGCCGGCGGAGACCCAGGACGCGGACAAGCGCGTGCCCGAGCAGGGGCGGGCGAAGTTCGTCGAGGAGGTCGAGGCGGTCAGCCACCAGGTCGCCGACGAGGTGGCCGCGGCCATCGGAGACGGGGCGACCCCGCTGGTCATCGGTGGCGATCACTCGGTCGCGATCGGGTCGCTCCGCGGTGCGGCCGCGGACGCGGACGTCGGGACGGTGTGGTTCGACGCGCACGCGGACATGAACACGCCGTCGACGTCGCCGAGCGGGAACGTGCACGGGATGCCGCTGGCTGCCGCACTCGGGAACGACGAGTTCGAGGGCGTCGAGTGGGCGACCGCGCCGCGACTCGACCCGGAGAACGTCGTCTGGGTCGGGCTGCGGAGCGTCGACGACCGGGAGGCCGAGGCCGTCCGCGAGAGCGCCGGGACGGCGTTCACGATGAGCGACATCGACGAGCACGGCATCGACGAGGTCGTCGACCGAGCGATGTCGATCGCGAGCGACGGCGTGGACGGCGTGCACGTCAGTCTCGACCTCGACTGGCTCGACCCGAACGAGGCGCCGGGCGTCGGGACGCCCGTCCGCGGCGGCGTCACGTACCGCGAGGCCCACCACGCGCTGGAACTGGTCGCCGAGCACGACGGCGAGCACGACTCGCTGCGGTCGATGGAGGTCGTCGAGGTGAACCCGATCCTCGACGAGCACAACGAGACCGCCGAGCTGGCGACGGAACTCGCCGCGAGCGCGCTCGGCAAGCGCATCCTCGGCCGCAGGTAG
- a CDS encoding GIDE domain-containing protein, producing MLGVVLQFGGVELLPLAFLGVFLLVGLSMVGYGLLSLRTYATMKATTPTDVHSVDAGAVEVEGEAKDGDRTLEAPFSGEDCLAYEFEVEEYQHDDDGSNWHTRATGTESVPFRVADDTGAVGVDPAESSLSLERDYRVVVGHDEELPERVRAFVDGRDDLDHETGSFDLGPLSLATGDKQRFTERRLDPGMETFVTGVAETATAVAGATPSIADGGDGGVLGGVLGRPFVVADAGEGEAQWRYLKRGIGAVAFGAVFAAVPAFVVYSMVGA from the coding sequence ATGCTCGGAGTAGTCCTGCAGTTCGGTGGCGTGGAACTCCTCCCGCTCGCGTTCCTGGGGGTCTTCCTCCTCGTCGGGCTGTCGATGGTTGGGTACGGGTTGCTGAGTCTCCGGACGTACGCGACGATGAAGGCGACGACGCCGACGGACGTTCACAGCGTCGACGCCGGTGCTGTCGAGGTCGAGGGCGAAGCCAAGGACGGCGACCGGACGCTCGAGGCACCGTTCTCGGGCGAGGATTGTCTCGCGTACGAGTTCGAGGTCGAGGAGTACCAGCACGACGACGACGGCTCGAACTGGCACACGCGAGCGACCGGGACGGAGTCGGTCCCGTTCCGGGTCGCCGACGATACCGGCGCCGTCGGCGTCGACCCCGCCGAGTCGAGTCTCTCCCTCGAGCGGGACTACCGCGTGGTCGTGGGGCACGACGAGGAGCTCCCCGAGCGGGTGCGGGCGTTCGTCGACGGTCGCGACGACCTCGACCACGAGACGGGGTCGTTCGACCTCGGGCCGCTCTCGCTCGCGACGGGCGACAAACAACGGTTCACGGAACGCCGTCTGGATCCGGGGATGGAGACGTTCGTCACGGGCGTCGCGGAGACCGCGACCGCCGTGGCCGGTGCGACGCCGTCGATCGCTGACGGCGGCGACGGTGGCGTCCTGGGCGGCGTGCTCGGACGGCCGTTCGTCGTCGCGGACGCGGGCGAGGGCGAGGCACAGTGGCGGTACCTCAAGCGAGGGATCGGCGCGGTCGCGTTCGGCGCGGTGTTCGCGGCCGTCCCCGCGTTCGTCGTGTACTCGATGGTCGGTGCGTGA
- a CDS encoding ferredoxin--NADP reductase has translation MDVPEHLGHHEAAEELPLVTESAVVTAVEAMDRNRTADIENAVGRILDRNDASDWYRDPGRGADEGLRSERVDWDDLVGRATDAGFPDDDVDALADLAVRFQRPYPSLLRVRVRLDDDVDLSFAPGQYATVTFDGHPRPYSIASSPTADELEFCIRRVPGGRLTTDIFQYLDVGDEVTIRGPNGEMVLGAPSTRDLVFLATGTGVAPFASMIDYVYATDRHVVDGHERDVWLFLGAAYEDDLAYREAFRDYDRERDGFHFVPTLTRERRLTDWRGETEYVQRVLLKYVDDDAVDASALPARLAAYASADPAFDVDARIDPGNVDVYACGITAMVDQLVDATRAVGVPAERTQFEGFG, from the coding sequence ATGGACGTCCCAGAGCACCTCGGGCACCACGAGGCGGCCGAGGAGTTGCCGCTGGTGACGGAGTCGGCGGTGGTGACGGCGGTCGAAGCGATGGACCGCAACCGCACGGCGGATATCGAGAACGCCGTCGGGCGCATCCTCGACCGGAACGACGCGAGCGACTGGTATCGCGACCCGGGGCGGGGAGCGGACGAGGGCCTGCGGAGCGAGCGCGTCGACTGGGACGACCTCGTCGGTCGCGCGACCGACGCCGGGTTCCCGGACGACGACGTGGACGCCCTCGCGGACCTCGCCGTGCGCTTCCAGCGACCGTACCCGTCGCTCCTCCGGGTGCGCGTTCGACTGGACGACGACGTCGACCTCTCGTTCGCGCCCGGTCAGTACGCGACCGTGACGTTCGACGGCCACCCGCGGCCGTACTCGATCGCGAGCTCGCCGACCGCGGACGAACTCGAGTTCTGCATCCGTCGCGTCCCCGGCGGTCGTCTCACGACCGACATCTTCCAGTACCTCGACGTCGGCGACGAGGTGACGATCCGCGGGCCGAACGGCGAGATGGTACTCGGGGCGCCCTCGACGCGCGACCTCGTCTTCCTCGCGACCGGGACCGGCGTCGCGCCCTTTGCGAGCATGATCGACTACGTGTACGCGACCGACCGGCACGTCGTCGACGGCCACGAGCGCGACGTCTGGCTGTTCCTCGGCGCCGCGTACGAGGACGACCTCGCGTACCGCGAGGCGTTCCGCGACTACGACCGCGAGCGGGACGGCTTCCACTTCGTGCCGACGCTCACGCGCGAACGCCGCCTCACCGACTGGCGCGGCGAGACCGAGTACGTCCAGCGCGTGCTCTTGAAGTACGTCGACGACGACGCCGTGGACGCGAGCGCGCTCCCGGCGAGACTGGCGGCGTACGCGAGCGCCGATCCGGCGTTCGACGTCGACGCACGCATCGACCCGGGCAACGTCGACGTGTACGCGTGCGGGATCACAGCGATGGTCGACCAGCTCGTCGACGCGACGCGCGCCGTCGGCGTCCCCGCCGAGCGCACGCAGTTCGAGGGGTTCGGGTGA
- a CDS encoding HIT family protein codes for MSDCVFCGIVAGESPAYRLYEDEQTLAFLDIEPAARGHTLVVPKPHYETLTDAPRPLAGAVFQTVHRVSGALESVYQLDGFNVVQSNGVAAGQDVFHAHVHVIPRYEDDTLSLGWNAEPADETTQREVAATVRDELAGRS; via the coding sequence ATGTCAGACTGCGTGTTTTGCGGCATCGTCGCCGGGGAATCGCCCGCGTACCGGCTGTACGAGGACGAGCAGACGCTCGCGTTCCTCGATATCGAACCCGCGGCTCGCGGGCACACGCTCGTCGTTCCAAAGCCCCACTACGAGACGCTAACCGACGCGCCGAGGCCCCTCGCGGGAGCGGTATTTCAAACCGTGCATCGCGTTTCAGGTGCGCTCGAATCCGTCTACCAGCTCGACGGTTTCAACGTCGTTCAGTCGAACGGCGTCGCTGCAGGACAGGACGTCTTTCACGCTCACGTCCACGTGATTCCGCGATACGAAGACGATACGCTGTCTCTGGGGTGGAACGCCGAGCCCGCCGACGAGACGACCCAACGGGAGGTCGCTGCAACGGTTCGAGACGAGCTAGCGGGTCGCTCCTGA
- the gyrA gene encoding DNA gyrase subunit A has product MSSEPADDPDVPADRVKHVRIEDEMEQSYIDYAMSVIAGRALPDVRDGLKPVHRRILYAMHEMGVSPRSSHRKSSSIVGETMGDYHPHGDQAIYDTLVGMAQDFSMRYPLVDGQGNFGSMDGDPAAAMRYTEARMAPIAEELLADIEKDTVDFTPNYDDRLTEPDVLPAAYPNLLVNGSTGIAVGMSTKIPPHNLGEVVDATIDLIENPDCDVTDLMEHVKGPDFPTGANIVGKNAVRKAYATGRGRLRVRAEYEVEEWKNGRERIIVTELPFQENKARMVERIADDVNEGKIEGITDLRDESDRNGVRVVIELKRGANADVVENKLLEHHLEKTFGVINLALVDGQPQVLSLKETLEHYVEHRKEVVTRRSQFELDEAEDRAHILEGRLKALDNIDDVVDRIQDSEDRDSAKENLRSAYDFSEAQAEHIVRMQLGSLTSMERAEIESEYEDVMDTIEYLESVLGSEEKLLSVIVDELEAVKDEYDDDRRTSFVEDTGTVTHEDLIPEEEVVVVVTEDDYVKRMPVDQFDAQNRGGKGIIGADVKEGDSVSKVFRANTHDYVLAFTNHGQVYRLKTYEIPEVSRTARGKSAVNLLKLDDGEEITAVVTTDDFEAEECVTMVTKNGYVKRTTGEDFSNILTTGIIAADLGEDDALVDVEVTDGSKDLVVATEDGMTIRFDEQEVRTMGRNARGVRGIDLEGDDRVAGLVATDHDDEKSLLTVTENGYGKRTRLSNYRQQGRYGKGLIDIKTNERNGRVTSVKAVADDDDLVVMSDRGQIMVTHAADVSLVGRNTMGVTIMDLDDGDNVASVDVLPAATGAADAVDADDD; this is encoded by the coding sequence ATGAGTTCGGAACCAGCCGACGACCCCGACGTTCCGGCCGACCGCGTGAAGCACGTCCGCATCGAGGACGAGATGGAGCAGAGCTACATCGACTACGCGATGAGCGTCATCGCGGGTCGCGCGCTCCCGGACGTCCGCGACGGCCTGAAGCCCGTGCATCGCCGGATCCTGTACGCGATGCACGAGATGGGCGTCTCCCCGCGCTCCTCGCACCGGAAGAGTTCCTCGATCGTCGGGGAGACGATGGGTGACTACCACCCGCACGGGGACCAGGCGATCTACGACACGCTCGTCGGGATGGCCCAGGACTTCTCGATGCGGTACCCGCTCGTCGACGGTCAGGGGAACTTCGGGTCGATGGACGGCGACCCGGCGGCGGCGATGCGGTACACGGAGGCGCGGATGGCGCCGATCGCCGAGGAGTTGCTCGCGGACATCGAGAAGGACACGGTCGACTTCACGCCGAACTACGACGACCGCCTGACGGAGCCGGACGTCCTCCCTGCCGCGTACCCGAACCTCCTCGTGAACGGGAGTACGGGGATCGCGGTCGGGATGTCGACGAAGATTCCGCCGCACAACCTCGGGGAGGTCGTCGACGCGACGATCGACCTCATCGAGAACCCCGACTGCGACGTGACGGACCTCATGGAGCACGTGAAGGGGCCGGACTTCCCGACGGGCGCGAACATCGTGGGGAAGAACGCGGTCCGGAAGGCGTACGCGACGGGCCGTGGCCGACTGCGCGTTCGCGCAGAGTACGAGGTCGAGGAGTGGAAGAACGGGCGGGAGCGCATCATCGTGACCGAGCTCCCGTTCCAGGAGAACAAGGCGCGGATGGTCGAGCGCATCGCCGACGACGTGAACGAGGGCAAGATCGAGGGGATCACGGACCTCCGCGACGAGTCCGACCGGAACGGCGTGCGCGTCGTCATCGAACTGAAGCGCGGCGCGAACGCCGACGTCGTCGAGAACAAGCTCCTCGAGCATCACCTCGAGAAGACGTTCGGCGTCATCAACCTCGCGCTCGTCGACGGTCAGCCCCAGGTCCTGAGTCTGAAGGAGACCCTCGAGCACTACGTCGAGCACCGCAAGGAGGTCGTGACGCGGCGCTCGCAGTTCGAGCTCGACGAGGCCGAGGATCGCGCGCACATCCTCGAGGGCCGACTGAAGGCGCTGGACAACATCGACGACGTCGTCGACCGCATCCAGGACAGCGAGGACCGCGACAGCGCGAAGGAGAACCTCCGCTCGGCGTACGACTTCAGCGAGGCGCAAGCCGAGCACATCGTCCGGATGCAGCTCGGGTCGCTGACGTCCATGGAGCGCGCCGAGATCGAGTCCGAGTACGAGGACGTCATGGACACCATCGAGTACCTCGAGTCCGTGCTCGGGAGCGAGGAGAAGCTCCTGTCGGTCATCGTGGACGAACTCGAGGCCGTCAAGGACGAGTACGACGACGACCGACGGACGAGCTTCGTCGAGGACACCGGGACGGTGACTCACGAGGACCTCATCCCCGAGGAGGAGGTCGTCGTGGTCGTGACGGAGGACGACTACGTGAAGCGGATGCCCGTCGACCAGTTCGACGCGCAGAACCGCGGCGGGAAGGGCATCATCGGCGCGGACGTCAAGGAAGGCGACAGCGTGTCGAAGGTGTTCCGCGCGAACACGCACGACTACGTGCTCGCGTTCACGAATCACGGGCAGGTCTATCGCCTGAAGACCTACGAGATCCCGGAGGTCTCCCGGACCGCGCGCGGCAAGTCCGCGGTCAACCTCCTGAAGCTCGACGACGGCGAGGAGATCACGGCGGTCGTGACGACCGACGACTTCGAGGCCGAGGAGTGCGTGACGATGGTCACGAAGAACGGGTACGTCAAGCGGACGACCGGCGAGGACTTCTCGAACATCCTGACGACGGGCATCATCGCCGCGGACCTCGGCGAGGACGACGCGCTCGTCGACGTGGAGGTGACCGACGGCTCGAAGGACCTCGTCGTCGCGACCGAGGACGGGATGACGATCCGGTTCGACGAGCAGGAGGTGCGGACGATGGGTCGGAACGCCAGGGGCGTCCGCGGCATCGACCTCGAGGGCGACGACCGCGTCGCGGGGCTCGTCGCGACCGACCACGACGACGAGAAGAGTCTCCTCACCGTCACGGAGAACGGCTACGGGAAGCGCACGCGCCTCTCGAACTACCGCCAGCAGGGCCGGTACGGGAAGGGCCTCATCGACATCAAGACAAACGAACGCAACGGGCGCGTGACGAGCGTGAAGGCGGTCGCGGACGACGACGACCTCGTCGTGATGAGTGACCGCGGCCAGATCATGGTCACGCACGCCGCCGACGTCAGTCTCGTCGGCCGGAACACGATGGGCGTCACCATCATGGACCTCGACGACGGCGACAACGTCGCGAGCGTCGACGTCCTGCCCGCGGCGACCGGCGCGGCCGACGCGGTCGACGCCGACGACGACTGA